Proteins from one Camelina sativa cultivar DH55 chromosome 8, Cs, whole genome shotgun sequence genomic window:
- the LOC104706712 gene encoding RNA polymerase sigma factor sigE, chloroplastic/mitochondrial: MGVVFISSSAARSPLGLSTDLLTTHRSSLKKPSIVAFKADDSSSSALIIPPREQVLIPAEKLNEKKRVVTKRKPCKTPKKPSSLDDHNAAPSCSLGVDYYNEAAARLENIYKLSPATVEDDVVDGGSKAKVPRRRKRKQSGEAEKKVVVRNNVKKDKRLSLDKRIALKRNCEEKPFVVSSAEKKVTKRQQEEEKIERLVRDYSASNDILSLDWKKMKIPPVLSSTEHAWLFKLMQPMKALLEVKDELQKSLGREPREAEIAKEIKMTTGEVKKKIEIGRAARNKLIKHNLRLVLFVMNKYFQDFTNGPKFQDLCQAGMKGLITAIDRFEPKRKFRLSTYGLFWIRHAIIRSMTTSNFTRVPFGLESVRVEIYKAKMELLFELGRLPTEKEVVEKLKITPERYREVLRAAKPVFSLNSKHAVTQEEFINGITDVDGVGADNRRQPALLRLALDDVLDSLKPKESLVIRQRYGLDGKGDRTLGEIAGNLNISREMVRKHEVKALMKLKHQARVDYLRQYIV, encoded by the exons ATGGGAGTTGTGTTTATTTCAAGTTCAGCAGCAAGATCACCACTCGGTTTAAGCACCGATCTTTTGACAACACATCGTTCTTCCCTTAAAAAACCATCCATTGTCGCATTCAAAGCCGATGATTCAAGCAGTTCAGCTTTGATCATTCCTCCTCGAGAACAAGTTTTGATCCCCGCTGAAAAGCTtaatgagaaaaagagagtagTCACGAAGAGGAAGCCGTGTAAAACCCCGAAAAAACCAAGTTCTTTGGATGATCACAATGCAGCTCCTTCGTGTTCTTTAGGAGTTGACTATTACAACGAAGCTGCTGCTAGGCTTGAGAACATATACAAGCTTAGTCCTGCAACAGTTGAGgatgatgttgttgatggcGGATCCAAAGCTAAAGTTCCGCGGAGGAGAAAACGGAAACAGAGTGGTGAGGCAGAGAAGAAAGTGGTAGTGAGGAACAATGTGAAGAAAGATAAGCGTTTGAGTCTTGATAAACGGATAGCTTTGAAGAGAAACTGTGAAGAGAAAccatttgttgtttcttctgcTGAGAAGAAAGTAACAAAGAGGCagcaagaagaggagaagatcgAGAGGCTTGTGCGGGACTATTCAGCTTCTAATGATATATTGAGCTTGGactggaaaaaaatgaagataccTCCTGTTCTTTCTTCTACTGAACATGCTTGGTTGTTTAAGTTGATGCAGCCTATGAAg GCTCTACTTGAAGTGAAAGATGAACTGCAAAAGAGCTTGGGAAGAGAGCCGAGGGAAGCTGAAATAGCTAAAGAGATCAAAATGACCACTGGtgaagttaaaaagaaaattgaaattggTAGAGCTGCAAGAAACAAACTTATTAAG CACAATCTCCGACTTGTCTTGTTTGTTATGAACaaatattttcaagatttcACCAATGGACCGAAGTTTCAAGACCTTTGTCAAGCTGGCATGAAAGGGCTAATCACAGCAATTGACCGCTTTGAGCCGAAAAGGAAGTTTCGTCTATCGACTTATGGTTTGTTTTGGATAAGACATGCCATCATACGGTCTATGACAACCTCAAACTTTACTCGTGTTCCATTTGGACTTGAATCG GTTAGAGTTGAGATCTATAAAGCGAAGATGGAGCTATTGTTTGAGCTGGGGAGACTCCCTACAGAGAAAGAGGTAGTTGAGAAACTCAAGATAACACCTGAGAGATACCGTGAAGTATTGAGAGCCGCAAAACCTGTTTTCTCACTAAATTCAAAACATGCGGTTACTCAAGAAGAATTCATCAATGGAATCACAGATGTTGATGGTGTTGGAGCTGATAACAGGAGACAACCTGCTCTTCTCAGGCTTGCTCTCGATGACGTG CTTGATTCATTGAAGCCGAAAGAGAGTCTGGTTATTCGACAGAGATACGGTCTTGATGGGAAAGGAGACAGGACTCTAGGAGAGATAGCTGGAAATCTCAACATCTCTAGAGAAATGGTGAGGAAACATGAAGTCAAGGCTTTGATGAAGCTCAAGCATCAGGCCCGAGTTGATTACCTTCGTCAATACATTGTCTGA
- the LOC104706713 gene encoding uncharacterized protein LOC104706713, which produces MVKLATAREIRTYGPRLGRSRAEYINAGLYLFATVVLLGGFTATGFSWEPRSGLAHLAGIDYRLRLMEYDLQLGLVEFAVPLVNVAGSVVFFVGILFVFHQAEKKLGYSGKEKHTLNMLIAGPLLWVIGSLHNSCQIYERADSHVQILQQSVHIPFLVGSLLFLVSAVLNSLDLSGSSHSGLKLLGERWIWLGISGAICFFVGGLMNVVKVFNFVQITGLRLEKLRGGAQDRLLEEREGYLPLVAEEERIRKMEADEASRAKPRTHLISKAGEGTGAAETVVTSSPTPYKDVLVRHS; this is translated from the exons ATGGTGAAACTCGCGACGGCGCGTGAGATTAGAACGTACGGCCCTCGGCTCGGGAGGAGCAGAGCCGAGTACATCAACGCAGGTCTATACTTGTTCGCCACCGTTGTTCTCCTTGGTGGTTTCACGGCGACAGGATTCTCGTGGGAACCAAGATCCGGCCTGGCCCATCTAGCTGGAATTGATTACCG GTTAAGGTTAATGGAGTATGATTTGCAATTGGGTCTAGTGGAATTTGCAGTCCCTCTGGTTAATGTAGCAGGCTCCGTAGTCTTCTTCGTGGGAATCTTGTTCGTTTTCCATCAG GCTGAGAAAAAACTTGGATACAGTGGAAAAGAGAAGCATACATTAAACATGCTTATTGCGGGTCCGTTGCTTTGGGTGATAGGATCGCTTCACAACTCATGCCAGATCTACGAGAGAGCAGACAGTCACGTTCAAATTCTACAACAATCTGTTCACATCCCTTTCTTGGTTGGATCCCTTCTATTCTTGGTTTCCGCAGTTCTCAATAGCCTCGACCTATCCGGGTCATCACATAGTGGCTTGAAGCTTCTT GGGGAAAGATGGATCTGGCTTGGGATTTCCGGggcaatatgtttttttgtgggAGGATTGATGAACGTTGTTAAGGTTTTTAACTTCGTTCAGATCACTGGGCTTCGCCTAGAGAAACTACGAGGCGGAGCACAAGACCGGCTTCtcgaagagagagaaggatatCTCCCTCTTGttgctgaagaagaaagaataaggAAAATGGAAGCTGACGAAGCTAGTAGAGCTAAACCGCGGACCCATTTAATTTCCAAGGCCGGAGAGGGAACCGGAGCTGCTGAGACCGTAGTGACATCTTCTCCGACACCATACAAGGATGTTCTCGTCCGACACAGCTGA